In one window of Armatimonadota bacterium DNA:
- a CDS encoding HNH endonuclease has product MDYHPDEVLVLNNNYQPLNITNVRRAIVLLCLGKAETIQTNSKSFHAERIMVEMPTVVRLNHYVRRPMPRLHVTRKSIFARDGHTCQYCGAQKVALTLDHVVPRDKGGHTDWDNLVCCCTKCNNIKGNRTPKEAGMLLLRRPRRPKFIPYISYTKFLAALRNPHWKAYLSPYGDG; this is encoded by the coding sequence ATGGATTATCATCCCGACGAGGTGCTGGTACTGAACAACAACTACCAGCCGCTGAACATCACGAATGTTCGGCGCGCCATAGTCCTCTTATGCCTGGGCAAGGCGGAGACGATCCAGACCAACTCGAAAAGCTTCCACGCCGAGCGGATCATGGTCGAGATGCCGACGGTGGTACGGCTGAATCACTATGTGCGCCGGCCCATGCCCAGGCTCCACGTTACGCGCAAGAGCATCTTCGCTCGCGACGGGCACACTTGCCAGTACTGCGGCGCGCAGAAGGTCGCACTGACCCTGGACCACGTCGTGCCGCGGGACAAGGGCGGCCACACGGATTGGGATAACCTGGTCTGCTGCTGCACGAAGTGCAATAACATCAAGGGCAACCGCACCCCGAAAGAGGCGGGGATGTTGCTGTTGCGCCGGCCCCGGCGCCCGAAGTTCATCCCGTATATCAGCTACACCAAGTTTCTCGCCGCGCTCAGGAACCCGCACTGGAAGGCCTATCTCTCGCCGTACGGCGACGGGTAG
- a CDS encoding tetratricopeptide repeat protein encodes MRWALLLLLPILAAGCRSDIQEVRVDLTKVARLMRAYGAARARTPTPPEARELSPERVNDLGVMLERRGLLQKAEEHYRLAVERKPDFARAWVNLGNVLRQQGRGDEALDSYRRAMKEDPTLFEAVNNFADLCAEMGKRLDEAIALLRPALDAHPPEEGIGRDTLGTLLLRAERNEDAVEAFRTALGLANPTQTALTRAILRHLAEASRALGNEDEARSAELRAAALE; translated from the coding sequence ATGAGGTGGGCGCTGCTGCTCCTGCTGCCCATTCTTGCGGCCGGCTGCCGCAGTGATATCCAAGAAGTCCGCGTTGATCTGACGAAGGTGGCGCGCCTCATGCGCGCCTACGGCGCCGCGCGCGCGCGGACCCCAACTCCGCCTGAAGCCCGAGAGCTATCCCCCGAACGCGTGAACGATCTCGGTGTCATGCTCGAACGCCGCGGTCTGCTTCAGAAGGCCGAGGAGCACTATCGCCTCGCGGTCGAACGCAAGCCTGACTTCGCCCGCGCGTGGGTCAACCTGGGCAATGTGCTGCGACAGCAAGGGCGGGGCGATGAAGCGCTGGACTCCTACCGGCGGGCGATGAAGGAGGATCCGACGCTATTCGAGGCGGTGAATAACTTCGCCGACCTCTGTGCCGAGATGGGGAAGCGTCTCGACGAGGCGATCGCGCTGCTGCGGCCCGCGCTCGACGCGCACCCGCCCGAGGAAGGCATCGGGCGCGACACTCTCGGCACGTTGCTGCTCAGGGCCGAGCGCAACGAGGATGCGGTGGAGGCGTTCCGCACGGCCCTCGGCCTCGCGAATCCCACCCAGACGGCGCTGACGCGCGCCATTTTGCGCCACCTCGCGGAGGCCAGCCGTGCGCTCGGAAACGAAGACGAGGCGCGCAGCGCCGAGTTGCGCGCGGCGGCACTGGAGTAA
- a CDS encoding C39 family peptidase, whose translation MRCLPTVTWLALAVTLSSLTAWARPTAHTIEHVPFVKQAPQWCGPAALESVLRFHGLPATQREIADEIALPGGQVLNLDLKLYARRKGFRAESSRGDLDRLKQWISRDIPVICQWRVGGIGARRNHFVVVLGYDDGKRCFTAHTGTRAAERISYPNFARWWRDARNWMLVIRPQQDDESASSQPQCCDKPSASSIPSDGDSDGSDAESQSPQ comes from the coding sequence ATGCGATGCCTGCCCACAGTGACGTGGCTGGCCCTCGCCGTCACACTGTCATCCCTGACCGCGTGGGCGCGCCCCACTGCTCATACCATCGAGCACGTCCCGTTCGTCAAGCAAGCGCCACAGTGGTGCGGGCCGGCGGCGCTGGAAAGCGTGCTCCGCTTCCACGGCCTTCCGGCGACGCAGCGCGAGATCGCGGATGAGATCGCGCTGCCCGGCGGGCAGGTGTTGAATCTCGACCTCAAGCTGTACGCCCGACGCAAGGGTTTCCGCGCCGAGTCATCGCGCGGCGACCTCGACCGCCTCAAGCAGTGGATCTCACGCGACATCCCGGTCATCTGCCAGTGGCGCGTCGGGGGAATTGGGGCGCGGCGGAACCATTTCGTCGTCGTGTTGGGCTACGACGATGGCAAGCGCTGCTTCACCGCCCACACCGGCACGCGCGCGGCGGAGCGGATCTCCTACCCCAACTTCGCTCGCTGGTGGCGCGATGCCCGCAACTGGATGCTGGTGATCCGGCCGCAACAAGATGACGAGTCCGCGTCTTCGCAGCCGCAATGCTGCGACAAGCCGTCGGCGTCGAGCATTCCCAGCGACGGCGACTCCGACGGCAGTGACGCCGAATCGCAGAGCCCGCAATGA
- a CDS encoding PA2779 family protein: MYKLERRYAWVATATVAVMVIMMTAACAAPIPSKMTAAPQGEREEAVAQAQTALDAGGITAQLKSFGLTDEQINQRLAQLSTDELQQLATGAEAIAAGGQQPSFSTTTWLLIIVILLILSD, encoded by the coding sequence ATGTACAAACTCGAACGTAGGTATGCCTGGGTTGCGACGGCGACAGTCGCCGTCATGGTCATCATGATGACGGCGGCGTGCGCGGCGCCGATCCCGTCGAAGATGACCGCCGCGCCACAGGGCGAACGCGAAGAGGCCGTTGCGCAAGCGCAGACCGCCCTCGACGCCGGCGGCATCACGGCGCAGCTCAAGAGCTTTGGCCTGACGGATGAGCAGATCAACCAGCGCCTCGCCCAGCTCAGCACAGACGAGCTGCAGCAACTCGCCACCGGCGCCGAGGCGATCGCGGCCGGCGGCCAGCAGCCGTCCTTCAGCACCACGACCTGGCTGCTGATTATCGTGATCCTGCTCATACTGTCGGACTAA
- a CDS encoding Gfo/Idh/MocA family oxidoreductase: AAPVFEIQDDFEIIACCDINEERLRHAAEALGAEKRFTNYEDMLDSGINVVFIGTPQNLHAPMAVAALQRGIHVLSEVPAATDFDQCCRLVDAVRGSSATYMLAENYTYVDMVLLVGEMARAGLFGEIYFGEGEYIHELKELNEATPWRRVWQTGRNGNTYPTHSLGPLIRWTGERVATVSCLGSGHHYRDPRGAVYENEDTTLMLCQTDRGSLFKIRLDMLSNRPHNMNFHSLQGTAGCYEGPRGFGDDHKVWIHGRNPDSQTWTSLWDYRDEFLPEERLHPPEDARRAGHGGGDFWVTLEFIRALREGRDPAQGLDFALDVTVPGLVSQQSIALGGAPLGVPDFRRYETGSLVIPPPVAQAE, encoded by the coding sequence GCCGCGCCGGTGTTCGAGATACAGGACGATTTCGAGATCATCGCGTGCTGCGATATCAACGAGGAGCGCCTGAGGCACGCGGCGGAAGCGCTTGGCGCCGAGAAGCGCTTTACGAACTACGAGGACATGCTGGACAGCGGCATCAACGTCGTGTTCATCGGCACGCCGCAGAACTTGCACGCGCCGATGGCCGTCGCCGCGCTGCAGCGGGGCATCCACGTGCTGAGCGAGGTACCGGCGGCCACGGACTTCGATCAGTGCTGCCGGTTGGTTGACGCCGTTCGCGGAAGCTCCGCGACCTACATGCTCGCCGAGAACTACACCTATGTGGACATGGTCCTCCTGGTCGGCGAGATGGCGCGTGCGGGCCTGTTCGGGGAGATCTACTTCGGCGAGGGCGAGTACATCCACGAGCTGAAGGAACTCAACGAAGCGACGCCGTGGCGGCGGGTGTGGCAGACCGGGCGCAATGGCAATACGTATCCTACGCACAGCCTCGGGCCCCTCATTCGCTGGACCGGCGAGCGAGTCGCGACGGTGTCGTGTTTGGGCAGCGGGCATCATTACCGCGATCCGCGCGGGGCGGTCTATGAAAACGAAGACACGACCCTGATGCTGTGCCAGACCGACCGGGGGTCGCTGTTCAAGATCCGCCTCGACATGCTCTCGAACCGCCCGCACAATATGAACTTCCATTCCCTCCAGGGCACAGCGGGGTGTTACGAGGGACCGCGCGGGTTCGGCGATGACCACAAGGTCTGGATTCACGGGCGCAATCCCGACAGCCAGACGTGGACCTCGCTGTGGGATTACCGCGACGAGTTTCTGCCGGAAGAGCGGCTGCATCCGCCGGAGGATGCGCGCCGCGCGGGCCACGGCGGAGGCGATTTCTGGGTGACGCTGGAGTTCATCCGCGCGCTGCGCGAGGGCCGCGACCCGGCGCAGGGGCTTGACTTCGCGCTCGACGTGACCGTGCCGGGCCTGGTGAGCCAGCAGTCCATAGCCCTCGGCGGGGCGCCGCTCGGCGTGCCCGACTTCCGGCGGTACGAGACCGGCTCCCTCGTGATCCCGCCGCCGGTGGCTCAAGCGGAGTGA
- a CDS encoding DegT/DnrJ/EryC1/StrS family aminotransferase, whose translation MSQLAVNGGEPIAPRGLRATWPIFDDRDRQALLRALDSGNWCRLNWADPKDSEVAQFEVEFARLHDAKHCVAVANGTAAIEVALKAGGIEAGDEVLVPAVTFIASAIGIILAEAVPVFVDIDPETYQINPAAMEAAITDKTKAAVVVHYGGYPADMDAIAEIAKRRHLFIVEDCAHAHGTEWRGRKVGALVDAGAFSFQASKTLNCGEGGAVITDSEELAGKAFSYHHIGRVAGRPFYEHHIAAPNYRLTEFQGALLRSQLESLPQQTEQRHRNAMRLSAALADMPGVAPLKPDERITQQGYYFYLFRFLKDHWNGVTRDRFLEAMRAEGTPAGDGYGIPIHKNPVFQQHSFGRTGCPVDCPHHGGKVDYTKVVLPVAERVMAEEQVAIRKDLLMDAENIDLIVAAIEKIYRNRDELRG comes from the coding sequence ATGTCCCAGCTTGCAGTAAACGGCGGCGAACCGATTGCGCCGCGCGGCCTGCGCGCAACTTGGCCCATCTTCGATGATCGCGACCGCCAGGCGCTCCTGCGCGCGCTTGATTCCGGCAATTGGTGCCGCCTGAACTGGGCGGACCCCAAGGATTCGGAGGTGGCGCAGTTCGAGGTCGAGTTCGCGCGGCTGCACGACGCGAAGCACTGCGTCGCGGTCGCCAACGGCACGGCGGCGATCGAGGTCGCCCTCAAGGCCGGGGGCATCGAAGCCGGCGACGAGGTGCTTGTGCCCGCCGTCACCTTTATCGCCTCCGCGATCGGGATCATCCTCGCGGAGGCGGTACCCGTATTCGTGGACATTGATCCGGAGACGTATCAGATCAACCCGGCGGCCATGGAGGCCGCGATTACGGACAAGACGAAGGCGGCGGTAGTCGTGCACTACGGCGGCTACCCGGCCGATATGGACGCCATCGCCGAGATCGCCAAGCGCCGCCACCTGTTTATCGTCGAGGACTGCGCGCACGCGCACGGCACGGAATGGCGTGGGCGCAAGGTGGGAGCGCTGGTTGACGCGGGAGCCTTCAGCTTCCAGGCCAGTAAGACGCTCAACTGCGGCGAGGGGGGCGCCGTCATCACGGACAGCGAGGAGCTGGCAGGGAAAGCGTTTTCCTACCATCACATCGGGCGCGTCGCCGGGCGTCCGTTCTACGAGCATCACATCGCGGCGCCCAACTACCGCCTCACCGAGTTCCAGGGCGCATTGCTGCGCAGCCAGCTCGAGAGCTTGCCGCAGCAGACCGAGCAGCGCCACCGCAACGCCATGCGCCTGTCGGCGGCGCTTGCGGATATGCCGGGCGTCGCGCCGCTCAAGCCGGACGAACGCATCACACAGCAGGGGTATTACTTCTATCTCTTCCGTTTCCTCAAGGACCACTGGAACGGCGTCACCCGCGACCGATTTCTGGAGGCCATGCGGGCCGAGGGCACGCCGGCCGGGGACGGCTACGGCATCCCGATCCACAAGAACCCCGTGTTCCAGCAGCACAGCTTCGGGCGCACCGGCTGCCCGGTGGACTGCCCGCATCACGGCGGCAAGGTTGACTACACCAAGGTCGTGCTGCCCGTCGCTGAGCGCGTGATGGCCGAAGAGCAGGTGGCCATCCGTAAGGACCTGCTGATGGACGCGGAGAATATAGACCTCATCGTCGCGGCAATCGAGAAGATCTATCGCAACCGCGACGAGCTGCGGGGCTAG
- a CDS encoding PHP domain-containing protein translates to MLHMRHNMHIHTFRSGCGQPEMVISDIVDRAIECGLEVIGLADHVNLGSEREISFLHEDRRDVERLQPRLKVLVGTEVTMLSTERPAITTEQAEGLDFVMIAANHYHLTDIVQQPPELSAEAIAEHGLAMLEGAIESGMADIIAHPLVLTKVGWFTPDDIMKLLTRERLAPVLRKAGERGTAMELNPRLVDRHAEFYATFIPACKEHGVRFALGSDAHSLDVIPYADDGVYHGAGPDDLAALGVEEGDLIDPAGWPRR, encoded by the coding sequence ATGCTCCATATGCGCCATAACATGCACATCCACACCTTCCGCTCGGGGTGCGGTCAGCCGGAGATGGTCATCTCCGACATCGTTGACCGCGCGATCGAGTGCGGTCTCGAGGTCATCGGGCTCGCCGACCACGTCAACCTCGGCAGCGAGCGCGAGATATCCTTCTTGCACGAGGACCGGCGCGACGTCGAGCGCTTGCAGCCGCGGCTGAAGGTGCTCGTGGGCACGGAAGTCACCATGCTTTCGACTGAGCGCCCGGCGATCACCACCGAGCAGGCCGAGGGCCTGGACTTCGTGATGATCGCGGCGAACCACTATCACCTCACCGACATCGTCCAGCAGCCGCCCGAGCTATCGGCGGAGGCGATCGCCGAGCACGGGCTGGCGATGCTCGAAGGCGCGATCGAGAGCGGCATGGCCGACATCATCGCGCACCCCCTGGTGCTGACCAAGGTGGGCTGGTTCACGCCCGACGATATCATGAAGCTGCTCACCCGCGAGCGGCTGGCGCCCGTGTTGCGCAAGGCCGGCGAGCGCGGCACCGCTATGGAACTGAACCCGCGCCTGGTCGATCGGCACGCGGAGTTCTACGCGACGTTCATCCCGGCGTGCAAGGAGCACGGAGTCCGCTTCGCGCTCGGCAGTGACGCGCATTCACTGGACGTTATCCCCTATGCCGATGACGGCGTGTACCACGGCGCCGGCCCCGACGACCTAGCCGCGCTCGGCGTCGAGGAAGGTGACTTGATAGACCCGGCCGGTTGGCCGCGGCGCTGA
- a CDS encoding NAD(P)-dependent oxidoreductase — translation MTKQQTTVGFIGLGHMGKPMARNLLQAGFPVVAHNRSRAPVEEVAKDGAQPAFSPREVAERSDIVITMLPDSPDVELVVLGADGVIEGAKADQVVVDMSTILPRSSRDIAARLADKGAAMLDAPVSGGPQGAEAATLSIMVGGPKDAFDRCLPVLQAMGKQIVYMGESGSGSMAKLCNQVACVLNLLGVSETLVLARKAGLDPERLLEAITAGAASSWMLNIQGPKMVARDFAPGFFVRLQQKDLRLVLSTAEELGLPLPGTALVQQLFRALEASGEAELGTQALIKAVERLAAMP, via the coding sequence ATGACCAAGCAGCAAACCACCGTCGGATTCATCGGCCTCGGCCACATGGGCAAGCCCATGGCGCGAAACCTGCTGCAGGCGGGCTTCCCCGTCGTAGCGCACAACCGCAGCCGCGCGCCGGTGGAGGAAGTCGCCAAGGACGGCGCGCAGCCCGCTTTCTCCCCGCGCGAAGTCGCGGAGAGGTCCGACATCGTCATCACCATGCTGCCCGATTCGCCTGACGTCGAACTCGTCGTGCTGGGCGCCGACGGGGTGATCGAGGGCGCGAAGGCGGACCAAGTGGTCGTGGATATGAGCACCATCTTGCCGCGCTCGAGCCGAGATATCGCTGCGCGATTAGCAGACAAGGGTGCGGCGATGCTCGATGCGCCGGTGAGCGGCGGCCCGCAAGGCGCCGAGGCGGCGACGCTCTCCATCATGGTCGGCGGGCCGAAGGATGCCTTCGACCGCTGCCTGCCAGTTCTCCAAGCGATGGGCAAGCAGATCGTGTACATGGGCGAGAGCGGCAGCGGCTCGATGGCGAAGCTGTGCAATCAAGTTGCGTGCGTGCTCAATCTGCTCGGCGTGAGCGAAACGCTCGTGCTCGCGCGAAAGGCGGGGCTGGATCCGGAGCGGCTGCTGGAGGCGATCACCGCGGGCGCGGCGTCGTCGTGGATGCTCAACATCCAGGGGCCGAAGATGGTGGCGCGCGACTTCGCGCCGGGGTTCTTCGTTCGGTTGCAGCAGAAGGACCTGCGGCTGGTGTTGAGCACGGCGGAGGAACTCGGCCTGCCGCTGCCCGGAACCGCGCTCGTCCAGCAGCTATTCCGCGCGCTGGAGGCGAGCGGTGAGGCCGAACTCGGCACCCAGGCGCTGATCAAAGCGGTGGAGCGGCTAGCGGCGATGCCCTAG
- a CDS encoding alpha/beta hydrolase fold domain-containing protein, with protein ADAGFVTVSINYRLAPEHRWPAAVDDVAAAIESFHARSRELSCDGTRIFLVGVSAGALFAEMHAAERPYTVDGVVSIGGPQDLTSLHGRWVDALLGDADRRAASPLYALRDDFPPTLLIHGEQDTVIPVSQSAEMRDALRARRCDVELVRMPGLDHFQPRAQSFSECYPHIVHWLTGRSEALASRNRPYDIASLWIGPSTLGP; from the coding sequence GGCCGATGCGGGCTTCGTCACCGTCAGCATCAACTACCGCCTCGCGCCCGAGCACCGCTGGCCGGCCGCGGTGGATGATGTCGCCGCCGCGATCGAGTCGTTCCACGCTAGGTCGCGGGAGCTGTCCTGCGACGGGACGCGCATCTTCCTCGTCGGCGTGTCCGCTGGCGCGCTGTTCGCGGAGATGCACGCCGCCGAGCGGCCCTACACCGTTGACGGCGTCGTCTCCATCGGCGGCCCGCAGGACTTGACTTCGTTACACGGCCGCTGGGTTGACGCGCTGTTGGGTGACGCAGACCGGCGCGCCGCGTCGCCGCTGTACGCCCTGCGCGACGACTTCCCGCCGACGCTCCTCATCCACGGCGAACAGGACACCGTCATCCCGGTGAGCCAAAGCGCCGAAATGCGCGACGCGCTGCGGGCCCGCCGGTGCGACGTCGAACTGGTCCGCATGCCCGGCCTCGATCACTTCCAGCCCAGGGCGCAATCATTCTCCGAGTGCTACCCGCACATCGTCCACTGGCTAACCGGACGCAGCGAGGCGCTGGCGTCGCGCAACCGTCCGTATGACATTGCGTCGTTGTGGATCGGGCCGTCCACCCTCGGCCCGTGA
- a CDS encoding FtsW/RodA/SpoVE family cell cycle protein gives MTRTTTHQRNGAQFDLFIVALTAALVGVGIVAIFSTSFAKAASSSYDTYYLVKRQVVAAILGAVAMLVVAHLNMERLRAIAYGAGIAAAVALILVLAVGVEIDGARRWFQIGFLHLQPSEFAKLAVIIAAARYAVGNPRDMRSFKGLARPMAAAAVLAFLVVSEPDLGSAVVILALAFLVYQFGGARARHL, from the coding sequence ATGACGCGCACTACGACTCATCAGCGAAACGGCGCCCAGTTCGATCTCTTCATCGTGGCGCTCACCGCCGCGCTCGTCGGAGTCGGCATTGTCGCCATCTTCAGCACCAGCTTCGCCAAGGCCGCGTCGTCATCATATGACACTTACTACCTGGTCAAACGTCAAGTTGTCGCTGCCATTCTCGGCGCGGTGGCGATGCTCGTCGTGGCGCATCTCAACATGGAACGATTGCGCGCGATCGCCTACGGCGCCGGCATCGCGGCGGCGGTGGCGCTGATCCTGGTGCTCGCAGTCGGGGTCGAGATCGACGGCGCGCGGCGGTGGTTCCAAATCGGCTTCCTGCATCTCCAGCCCTCCGAGTTCGCCAAGCTCGCCGTCATCATCGCCGCTGCGAGATACGCCGTCGGGAACCCACGGGACATGCGATCGTTCAAGGGGCTCGCGCGGCCGATGGCGGCGGCCGCCGTGCTCGCCTTTCTCGTAGTCAGCGAGCCCGATCTCGGCTCCGCAGTTGTCATCCTTGCGCTTGCATTTCTCGTATATCAGTTCGGTGGCGCGAGGGCGCGCCATCTGG
- the murD gene encoding UDP-N-acetylmuramoyl-L-alanine--D-glutamate ligase: MSARRAYVIGLGEYGTGRAVATALASLGISVTAADVKPPEDLADQIEALPQEVTLEAGQEAYRTLLDSDLVVISPGVPPDLPMLQDARERGIEVIGELELAYRLTTARFVAITGTKGKTTTTTLTGRLLADGGIRAHVGGNIGSPIIEHALAAAPDDVLVTEVSSFQLETTRDFRPHIAVLLNFWPDHLDRHVDVAAYWSAKRRIFERQGSDDWAVLNFDEPQVRGLADKIVAQVAPFSRTELLGRGVYVDGEQIVAAPPVAAERHAVAPVVSLRLRGRHNLENALAALAAAGAAGADLSGAERTLSAFEGVPNRLEEVGTVGGVIFINDSQATNPPAVERALEAIEEAVVLIAGGRPKVADFVDLGRAIAAKARALVVIGEAGPAIAAAAQAAGLTDIETASTLPAAVRAAFDKAQPGDVVLLSPACASFDMFRNMAHRGEVFRTAVAELAATAATSRGDQ, encoded by the coding sequence ATCAGCGCGCGAAGGGCCTACGTCATCGGCCTCGGCGAGTACGGCACCGGGCGAGCAGTGGCGACGGCGCTCGCTTCGCTCGGCATATCGGTCACGGCGGCGGATGTGAAGCCCCCCGAGGACTTGGCGGACCAGATCGAGGCACTGCCACAGGAGGTTACGCTCGAGGCCGGACAGGAGGCCTATCGCACACTGCTCGACAGCGACCTCGTGGTCATCAGCCCGGGTGTGCCGCCGGATCTACCGATGCTGCAAGACGCGCGCGAGCGCGGCATCGAGGTGATCGGGGAACTCGAACTCGCCTACCGCCTGACCACAGCGAGGTTCGTCGCCATCACCGGCACCAAGGGCAAGACGACGACGACGACGCTCACCGGACGGCTGCTCGCGGACGGCGGCATTCGTGCCCATGTCGGAGGCAACATCGGCTCGCCGATCATCGAGCACGCGCTCGCCGCGGCGCCCGACGACGTGCTGGTGACGGAAGTGAGCAGCTTCCAACTCGAGACGACGCGCGACTTCCGGCCGCACATCGCGGTGTTGCTCAATTTCTGGCCGGATCACCTGGATCGTCACGTTGACGTGGCGGCGTACTGGAGCGCGAAGCGGCGGATCTTCGAGCGACAGGGGAGCGACGACTGGGCGGTGCTCAACTTCGATGAGCCGCAGGTGCGCGGGCTGGCGGATAAGATCGTCGCGCAGGTGGCGCCGTTCAGCCGGACCGAGCTGCTGGGGCGCGGGGTCTATGTTGACGGAGAGCAGATCGTGGCGGCGCCGCCGGTGGCCGCCGAGCGGCACGCGGTCGCTCCCGTTGTCTCGTTGCGACTGCGCGGCCGGCACAATCTCGAGAACGCGCTCGCGGCGCTCGCGGCAGCGGGCGCCGCGGGAGCGGATCTGAGCGGGGCGGAGCGGACGCTCTCGGCGTTCGAGGGCGTGCCCAACCGGCTCGAGGAAGTCGGAACCGTCGGCGGCGTCATCTTCATCAACGACTCGCAGGCGACGAATCCGCCGGCGGTGGAGCGAGCGCTGGAGGCGATCGAGGAAGCGGTCGTGCTGATCGCGGGCGGCCGGCCCAAGGTGGCCGACTTCGTCGACCTCGGGCGGGCGATTGCGGCGAAGGCGCGCGCGCTGGTGGTGATCGGCGAGGCCGGCCCGGCGATTGCGGCGGCGGCGCAGGCGGCGGGGCTGACGGATATCGAGACCGCCTCGACGCTTCCGGCGGCGGTCCGCGCGGCGTTCGACAAAGCGCAGCCGGGGGACGTCGTCTTGCTCTCGCCCGCGTGCGCCAGCTTCGATATGTTCCGCAACATGGCTCATCGGGGGGAGGTATTTCGCACCGCGGTGGCTGAACTCGCCGCGACGGCCGCGACTTCGAGAGGAGACCAATGA
- a CDS encoding phospho-N-acetylmuramoyl-pentapeptide-transferase: protein MADAVALIVAFAIAVVLGRPAIFLLRKWGCGQQVRDDGPQSHLSKEGTPTMGGLVIIIALIAAAAAGGALLGHLGGAVLLVTALAVGFAVVGFLDDRSIIKRKRSLGLRAREKLLLQFALAAGFLYLLSASGIVNLVVLVPFTGRLLTLGWWYYPVAAVFIVFTSNSVNLTDGLDGLAAGLAAAAGISVGAIATFRGEPALSAMCFALAGACLGFLWYNAYPARVFMGDTGSLALGAALAGAAVVLKAELLLLIIGVVFYVEAVSVIAQVASFRLTGKRILRMSPLHHHLELSGWPEPRIVSRMWLAGGLIAWGAVVAERMLPW, encoded by the coding sequence GTGGCTGACGCAGTGGCGCTGATAGTCGCCTTCGCGATAGCGGTCGTCCTCGGCAGACCCGCCATATTCCTGCTGCGCAAGTGGGGCTGCGGCCAGCAGGTACGGGATGACGGGCCGCAGTCGCATCTCAGCAAAGAGGGCACGCCGACCATGGGGGGGCTCGTCATCATCATCGCACTCATCGCAGCCGCGGCGGCGGGCGGCGCGCTGCTCGGCCATCTCGGGGGAGCGGTGCTGTTGGTCACTGCGCTCGCCGTAGGCTTCGCTGTGGTCGGATTCCTGGACGATCGCTCCATCATCAAGCGCAAGCGCTCCCTGGGCTTGCGGGCGCGGGAGAAACTGCTTCTGCAATTCGCTCTCGCCGCGGGCTTTCTGTATCTCCTGTCGGCATCGGGTATCGTGAACCTGGTGGTGCTGGTTCCGTTCACGGGTCGGCTGCTGACGCTCGGCTGGTGGTACTACCCGGTGGCGGCGGTCTTCATCGTGTTCACCTCCAACAGCGTCAACCTCACCGACGGACTGGACGGCCTCGCCGCCGGGCTCGCAGCGGCGGCAGGCATCTCCGTCGGCGCCATCGCCACGTTCAGAGGGGAGCCCGCGCTCAGCGCGATGTGCTTCGCGCTCGCCGGCGCGTGCCTCGGGTTCTTGTGGTACAACGCCTATCCCGCTCGCGTCTTCATGGGCGATACCGGCTCGCTGGCGCTGGGCGCGGCACTGGCCGGCGCGGCGGTGGTGCTGAAGGCTGAACTGCTGCTGCTGATTATCGGCGTCGTGTTCTACGTCGAGGCGGTTTCGGTGATCGCGCAGGTCGCGAGCTTCCGCCTGACGGGCAAGCGCATCCTGCGCATGAGCCCGCTGCATCACCATCTCGAACTCAGCGGCTGGCCGGAGCCACGGATCGTGTCGCGCATGTGGCTCGCCGGCGGCCTCATCGCCTGGGGAGCAGTGGTCGCCGAGAGGATGCTGCCGTGGTGA